Proteins encoded together in one Candidatus Methylacidiphilales bacterium window:
- a CDS encoding prepilin-type N-terminal cleavage/methylation domain-containing protein: MHPLTQAAPSTRTPLYRRAPSQGGFTLIELLTVIAIILVMMGILGPALIGLKKSGDITKAAADISGVLQNARTYATANNTYVWVGFFEEDITTSATPATQGTGRVVLSTVASKDGTMIYPSNITTTTTLATSSLLQVGKLVKIDNMHLKKATAGNATFPIGSGTGVTLDTRPYVNTNGSPVWQIGDIDTGTGTTLAQFQYPLGGTTQYTFKTAIQFSPRGEARLNDITQSLQPILEIGLQPTHGTTVDANNKNVAAIQITGIAGNVKIYRR, from the coding sequence ATGCACCCTTTAACTCAAGCCGCCCCAAGCACCCGCACCCCTCTTTACAGGCGTGCCCCCTCTCAAGGCGGCTTCACACTGATCGAACTGCTGACCGTCATCGCCATTATCCTGGTCATGATGGGCATCCTGGGGCCGGCCTTGATCGGTTTAAAGAAATCCGGTGACATCACCAAAGCAGCCGCCGATATCTCTGGTGTCCTGCAAAATGCCCGAACCTACGCCACCGCGAACAACACCTATGTCTGGGTCGGGTTTTTTGAGGAAGACATAACGACTTCCGCAACACCCGCCACACAAGGAACCGGAAGAGTCGTTCTCTCAACCGTGGCATCCAAGGATGGTACGATGATCTACCCTTCAAACATCACGACAACAACAACACTTGCGACCTCATCGCTGCTTCAAGTCGGTAAATTGGTGAAGATTGATAACATGCATTTGAAAAAGGCGACGGCGGGCAATGCAACATTTCCGATCGGAAGTGGAACCGGGGTAACGTTGGACACGCGCCCCTATGTCAATACGAATGGATCGCCCGTATGGCAGATCGGGGACATCGACACGGGAACAGGCACGACACTGGCGCAATTTCAATATCCATTGGGGGGAACCACACAATATACATTTAAGACAGCCATCCAATTCAGTCCCCGGGGTGAGGCAAGGTTAAACGACATCACCCAATCACTGCAGCCGATTCTCGAGATTGGCCTGCAGCCGACCCACGGCACGACGGTGGACGCCAACAATAAAAACGTGGCGGCGATCCAGATCACCGGAATCGCCGGCAACGTAAAAATTTACAGACGATGA